A DNA window from Barnesiella intestinihominis YIT 11860 contains the following coding sequences:
- a CDS encoding choice-of-anchor J domain-containing protein, with the protein MKRVLNLFLAVLLVCTVNGLGDLQAQSNNKVAQLEKLSAIEKKPQKTIRKRTAAIRHSLKTAASAESVKLFGCMTYSSKWSTSENGEFGIYSFPAEEGTAFTPVKTAADFNLSAAVYADGKFCGYRVTTYGSTVYGVNYYLFDTDGWTRDIQQTLKASYDNYPISLAYDSKTKTIYGQFMSEAGTTRLCTVDLLSGQPTQVASTGDRMYFTLSFDKEGTLYGIADDGNLYTINTATGTAASIGATGIMPSNSQSATIDLNTGKMYWAAINNKLQSALYEVNLDNGKASLVSDYDETVVLLGLYTVPPAAALQAPAAVDKLSVNYTSPERLDANITFTAPNKTFEGDKLEGSLEVSIYVDHQKLTLENATVVAGAEFSTLYTFTEGTHKVEAFVSNAEGDGVKSKIEIYAGIDSPAAVGNLQFTLEDNHATVSWEAPVNGANGGHFDAELLKYILVRYPGNDTINAEYTATVFTEDLPDVLGNYYYTVTAVAEKAGVSTESNRIHFGSAFKGEFKETFDHASALDIFTIIDANEDGKTWAWINNAAGSDQLDKNADDWIITPPIELGTDYLYKLSFKTKGYGEFYTESFSTAFGSKNTVEGMLNALGDYTVSGDTYLEKSSVIEVQEAGTYYFGFHHTSQGMYMLYIDDIVIEPFIPTTAPDSVTDFTATPDPTGALKAVLTFKAPNKAINGDELTTLSKIEILKEGNVILTENEVEKGKEYSFTVDGVQGMNHYNVIVYDEQGRGRDAEKSVFIGTDIPQHVQNLIASWDDENDQAALLTWDAPAETGANGGFINPEELTYNYGTYLFGSIIDMATGIKETSYLMTTAGLTKQTYTQGYICAVSAGGKGAYTPFGIMLGTPLAFPFAESFTQGNVSTETWSVATVGGDDAWGMYQNGGSLDAQDEDNGYAMLVNKKAEADDSRLESPIINITGQDKLTLEFYLHTEDAELTVETTVNGTIYEAASEALRSDGSNEWTKVSLPLDQLAGNKRIQLGFRGKTEKAGARIAIDNITLTSGSTGIADNTADNSSIYSEGRNIILTGLKGVQVTVYSLDGKTITNASLHTDYEVIPMQHAGCYLVHTEKGVTKVLVK; encoded by the coding sequence ATGAAAAGAGTTTTAAATTTGTTTTTGGCAGTGCTGCTTGTATGCACTGTAAACGGTTTGGGAGACTTGCAAGCCCAATCAAACAACAAAGTGGCACAGTTAGAGAAACTGTCCGCCATAGAAAAAAAACCGCAGAAAACAATCCGCAAGCGAACTGCTGCTATCCGTCATTCTCTGAAAACCGCTGCTTCCGCTGAAAGTGTAAAACTGTTCGGCTGTATGACCTACTCTTCCAAGTGGAGTACTTCCGAAAATGGGGAATTCGGCATTTATTCCTTCCCCGCAGAGGAAGGAACCGCTTTCACGCCAGTCAAAACAGCAGCCGATTTCAATCTGTCGGCAGCCGTCTATGCCGACGGGAAATTCTGCGGATACCGAGTCACGACCTACGGCTCTACCGTGTATGGCGTCAATTACTACCTCTTCGACACGGACGGCTGGACGCGAGACATACAGCAGACACTCAAAGCCTCGTACGACAACTATCCTATCAGCCTCGCTTACGATAGCAAGACCAAAACCATTTACGGACAATTCATGTCCGAAGCAGGTACGACGAGGCTCTGCACGGTCGACCTACTCTCCGGACAACCAACACAAGTGGCAAGCACCGGCGACCGCATGTACTTCACTCTGTCTTTTGACAAAGAAGGGACTCTTTACGGCATAGCCGATGATGGCAACCTTTATACTATCAACACCGCCACGGGCACGGCAGCCTCCATCGGCGCCACTGGGATCATGCCCTCAAACAGTCAAAGCGCAACTATCGACCTGAACACAGGTAAAATGTATTGGGCTGCCATCAACAACAAATTGCAATCCGCCCTCTATGAAGTCAACCTCGACAACGGCAAGGCTTCACTCGTGAGCGATTATGACGAAACCGTCGTCCTACTCGGACTTTACACTGTGCCACCGGCAGCAGCCCTTCAAGCACCCGCAGCCGTCGATAAGCTGAGCGTAAACTATACTTCGCCGGAAAGATTAGATGCCAACATTACCTTCACCGCTCCAAACAAAACATTCGAAGGAGACAAACTGGAAGGTTCGTTGGAGGTATCCATCTACGTCGACCACCAAAAGCTCACACTCGAAAACGCAACAGTCGTTGCCGGAGCCGAATTCTCCACGCTTTACACCTTTACGGAAGGCACGCACAAAGTGGAAGCTTTCGTATCGAACGCCGAAGGTGACGGTGTGAAAAGCAAAATCGAAATCTACGCCGGCATAGATAGCCCCGCAGCCGTGGGCAATCTGCAATTCACACTGGAAGACAACCATGCCACCGTAAGCTGGGAGGCTCCCGTCAATGGAGCCAACGGCGGACACTTCGACGCCGAACTACTGAAATATATCCTCGTGCGCTATCCCGGCAATGATACGATAAATGCCGAATACACGGCGACCGTTTTCACGGAAGACCTGCCAGACGTGCTGGGCAATTACTACTACACGGTAACAGCGGTAGCTGAAAAAGCGGGAGTCTCCACCGAATCGAACCGCATCCACTTCGGCTCGGCGTTCAAGGGTGAATTTAAAGAAACGTTCGACCACGCCAGCGCACTCGACATCTTCACCATTATCGATGCCAACGAAGACGGCAAGACTTGGGCTTGGATAAACAATGCTGCCGGAAGCGACCAGTTAGACAAGAACGCCGACGATTGGATCATCACACCTCCCATCGAATTGGGAACGGATTATCTGTATAAACTGTCATTCAAAACAAAAGGATACGGTGAATTCTACACAGAAAGTTTCAGCACCGCATTCGGTTCCAAAAACACGGTTGAAGGTATGCTTAATGCGCTTGGCGACTACACAGTCAGCGGTGACACTTACCTCGAAAAGTCATCGGTCATTGAAGTACAGGAAGCAGGCACTTACTACTTCGGCTTCCACCACACAAGCCAAGGTATGTATATGCTTTACATAGACGACATCGTTATCGAGCCATTCATACCGACCACCGCTCCCGATTCGGTAACCGACTTCACCGCCACTCCCGATCCGACCGGCGCCTTGAAAGCTGTTCTGACATTCAAAGCCCCGAACAAAGCCATCAATGGCGATGAACTCACCACCCTCTCCAAAATCGAGATTCTCAAGGAAGGGAACGTTATCCTAACTGAAAATGAAGTGGAAAAAGGGAAAGAATACTCCTTCACGGTCGATGGCGTGCAAGGTATGAACCATTATAACGTCATCGTGTACGATGAACAAGGACGCGGGCGCGATGCCGAAAAGTCTGTTTTCATCGGCACGGATATCCCGCAACACGTACAAAACCTCATTGCCAGTTGGGACGATGAAAACGACCAGGCCGCTCTATTGACGTGGGATGCCCCGGCGGAAACAGGAGCCAACGGAGGATTCATCAATCCCGAAGAGCTGACTTACAACTACGGGACATACCTTTTCGGCAGTATAATAGACATGGCTACCGGCATAAAAGAAACCTCTTATCTCATGACAACTGCCGGGCTTACCAAACAAACTTACACACAAGGATACATCTGCGCCGTGTCTGCCGGAGGTAAGGGTGCTTACACCCCATTCGGCATTATGTTGGGTACGCCTCTCGCATTCCCCTTCGCCGAATCGTTTACCCAAGGAAACGTTTCCACCGAAACATGGTCGGTAGCTACCGTAGGCGGAGATGATGCGTGGGGTATGTATCAGAACGGCGGTTCTCTGGACGCTCAAGATGAAGATAACGGCTACGCCATGTTGGTAAATAAAAAAGCGGAAGCAGATGACAGTCGCCTTGAATCCCCTATTATCAACATTACCGGGCAAGACAAACTCACGCTTGAATTCTACCTGCACACGGAAGACGCAGAACTGACGGTAGAAACCACCGTAAACGGCACAATCTACGAAGCAGCAAGCGAGGCTCTTCGATCGGACGGTTCTAACGAATGGACCAAAGTAAGCCTCCCGCTCGACCAATTGGCCGGCAATAAACGCATACAGTTAGGTTTCCGTGGGAAAACAGAAAAAGCCGGTGCACGCATAGCCATAGACAACATTACCTTGACTTCCGGCAGTACCGGTATAGCAGATAACACAGCAGACAACAGCTCGATATACAGCGAAGGACGAAACATCATATTGACCGGATTGAAAGGAGTACAGGTCACCGTTTACTCGCTCGATGGTAAAACGATAACGAATGCCTCTTTGCATACGGATTACGAAGTCATTCCCATGCAGCACGCAGGCTGCTACCTTGTCCATACAGAAAAAGGAGTTACCAAAGTACTCGTCAAATAG